In the genome of Bradysia coprophila strain Holo2 unplaced genomic scaffold, BU_Bcop_v1 contig_494, whole genome shotgun sequence, one region contains:
- the LOC119082806 gene encoding ATP-dependent RNA helicase DBP2-like, which produces MRADPLNNSDKNECNVMELLQQMLGTASQVQVQSPVSVNNPGYNYNGYGNNGYNGLSGYPGYGGYGGYGGYGGGGCSPCDTNGGYYNGYGK; this is translated from the exons ATGAGAGCAGATCCGCTGAATAATTCCGATAAAAACGAGTGTAATGTGATGGAACTTCTTCAGCAAATGCTGGGAACTGCGTCACAAG TTCAAGTTCAGTCACCAGTTTCTGTTAATAATCCAGGCTATAATTACAACGGATATGGCAACAATGGCTACAATGGACTAAGTGGATACCCTGGATATGGGGGATATGGTGGATATGGTGGATATGGTGGAGGTGGTTGCAGTCCATGTGATACAAATGGTGGATATTATAATGGTTACGGGAAGTAA